In Canis lupus baileyi chromosome 15, mCanLup2.hap1, whole genome shotgun sequence, one genomic interval encodes:
- the LOC140604451 gene encoding olfactory receptor-like protein OLF3 — protein sequence MGTGNQTWVREFVLLGLSSDWDTEVSLFVLFLITYMVTVLGNFLIILLIRLDSRLHTPMYFFLTNLSLVDVSYATSIIPQMLAHLLAAHKAIPFVSCAAQLFFSLGLGGIEFVLLAVMAYDRYVAVCDPLRYSVIMHGGLCTRLAITSWVSGSMNSLMQTVITFQLPMCTNKYIDHISCELLAVVRLACVDTSSNEIAIMVSSIVLLMTPFCLVLLSYIQIISTILKIQSTEGRKKAFHTCASHLTVVVLCYGMAIFTYIQPRSSPSVLQEKLISLFYSVLTPMLNPMIYSVRNKEVKGAWQKLLGQLTGITSKLAT from the coding sequence ATGGGAACAGGTAACCAGACTTGGGTGAGAGAGTTTGTTCTCCTTGGCCTGTCCAGTGACTGGGACACAGAGGTGTCCCTCTTTGTCCTGTTCTTGATCACATACATGGTGACAGTGCTGGGAAACTTCCTCATCATTCTTCTCATCAGACTGGACAGCCGACTCCACACTCCCATGTATTTCTTTCTCACCAACCTCTCCCTCGTTGACGTCTCTTATGCCACAAGCATCATTCCTCAGATGTTGGCACATCTTCTTGCAGCCCATAAAGCAATCCCATTTGTGAGCTGTGCCGCCCAGTTATTCTTCTCCTTGGGCTTGGGTGGGATTGAGTTTGTTCTACTGGCagtgatggcctatgaccgctatgtggccgtGTGTGACCCCCTGCGATACTCGGTCATCATGCACGGAGGGCTCTGTACTAGGTTGGCCATCACCTCCTGGGTCAGTGGCTCTATGAACTCTCTCATGCAGACTGTCATCACATTTCAGCTGCCCATGTGCACAAACAAGTACATTGATCACATATCCTGCGAACTCCTAGCTGTGGTCAGACTGGCTTGTGTGGATACTTCCTCCAACGAGATTGCAATCATGGTTTCTAGCATTGTTCTGCTGATGACACCTTTCTGCCTGGTTCTCCTGTCCTACATCCAGATTATCTCCACCATCCTAAAGATCCAGTccacagagggaagaaagaaagccttccacacctgtgcctctcACCTCACAGTGGTTGTCCTGTGCTATGGTATGGCGATTTTCACTTACATCCAGCCCCGCTCCAGCCCCTCTGTCCTTCAGGAGAAGTTGATCTCTCTCTTCTATTCTGTTTTGACACCAATGCTGAACCCCATGATTTATAGTGTAAGGAATAAGGAGGTGAAGGGAGCCTGGCAGAAACTATTAGGGCAATTAACTGGAATAACTTCAAAACTAGCAACTTGA